In the genome of Alphaproteobacteria bacterium, the window CATTGGAAGCAGAGCATGACGCATCCCTTTAATACCACTGCTGAACGCTTGAAATTGCCTGTTCCGGGTGGCGCCGACAAAGTGTTGCTGCATTCCTGCTGCGCGCCATGTTCGGGCGAAGTGATGGAAGCCATGCAGGCCAGTGGCCTCGATATCATGATTTATTTCTACAATCCCAATATCCATCCGCGTGAAGAATATGAATTGCGCAAGCAAGAAAATATCCGCTTTGCCGAAAAAATGGGTATTCCGTTTATTGATGCGGATTACGATACCGACAACTGGTTTGACCGCATGAAAGGGATGGAGTGGGAAAAGGAAAAGGGTAAGCGCTGCACCGAATGCTTTGATATGCGTTTTGAACGTACTGCGCTCTATGCACATGAGCACGGCTTCAATCTATTTACATCATGTCTTGGTATTTCGCGCTGGAAAGATATGAACCAGATTAATGGCTGCGGACACCGCGCTGCTGCCCGTTATGAAGGGCTGAGTTATTGGGATTATAACTGGCGCAAAGGCGGCGGAGCCGAGCGCATGATTGATATTTCAAAGCGCGAACATTTTTACCAGCAGGAATATTGCGGGTGCATCTACAGTTTGCGCGATACCAATAAACGCCGCCGCGACCATGGCGAGGAAAACATCAAAATCGGTGTTATGTATTACGGAAAAGAAGTCGCCTAACCGTGTTTGCCATGGAAATTTGTGGCGCTTTTAATAATCGTTTCCAG includes:
- a CDS encoding epoxyqueuosine reductase QueH produces the protein MTHPFNTTAERLKLPVPGGADKVLLHSCCAPCSGEVMEAMQASGLDIMIYFYNPNIHPREEYELRKQENIRFAEKMGIPFIDADYDTDNWFDRMKGMEWEKEKGKRCTECFDMRFERTALYAHEHGFNLFTSCLGISRWKDMNQINGCGHRAAARYEGLSYWDYNWRKGGGAERMIDISKREHFYQQEYCGCIYSLRDTNKRRRDHGEENIKIGVMYYGKEVA